A window of the Egibacter rhizosphaerae genome harbors these coding sequences:
- a CDS encoding PucR family transcriptional regulator, with protein sequence MDPHLGDRRHRSAAAGGEVLLTTGLGLRGSDAAGLRRYAHEIVDHGGVALCIELGRTFRRIPDELIEVADARGLVVVALHRVVPFVDVTRDVHARIVDRRVASLHRREHYAARLDDVLLNGRGPAAVVREVAALAETNAWFIGVDGRVVTGTSDAPQGGRAERAVLVQGTPVGSLTVASPPTPEVTDLLERGATALGIALTRTGEAPMGGNDAARAALADLVRGFASGAGETAARLSLLGAPTRPVRAYFGIALVVTAPERAEAAERALRDLAREAFPWSVTGTVDQLLCGVVGVTDPTPDRLRKRLEDLLAALPERADPTGRHGDPLMRALSVGPGVGDLDAADTTLGEAVEIAGLAAHLSLGERIVLAEDAALVRLLVRFAEDPALEDFVDARIGALLDHDAARGSRDLETLEAYVETRGSKTATAQRLGVRRQTVYQRLERIEQLLGGSLDEPNRWLAVSLALLARAVRTAGPVRGAAAPPGSPRAR encoded by the coding sequence ATGGATCCACACCTCGGAGATCGCCGACATCGGTCCGCTGCTGCAGGGGGCGAGGTCCTGCTCACCACGGGTCTCGGCCTGCGCGGGTCGGACGCGGCCGGCCTACGCCGCTACGCGCACGAGATCGTCGACCACGGCGGGGTGGCGCTGTGCATCGAGCTCGGACGCACGTTCCGTCGCATCCCCGACGAGCTGATCGAGGTCGCCGACGCCCGGGGGCTCGTGGTCGTCGCGCTGCACCGGGTCGTGCCGTTCGTCGACGTGACCCGCGACGTGCACGCGCGGATCGTGGACCGGCGCGTCGCCTCGCTGCACCGCCGCGAGCACTACGCGGCCCGACTCGACGACGTCCTCCTCAACGGACGGGGGCCCGCGGCGGTCGTGCGCGAAGTGGCCGCCCTCGCGGAGACGAACGCGTGGTTCATCGGCGTCGACGGGCGCGTCGTGACCGGCACGAGCGACGCACCACAGGGAGGCCGTGCGGAGCGCGCGGTGCTCGTACAGGGCACACCGGTCGGCAGCCTGACCGTGGCCAGCCCGCCGACTCCGGAGGTGACCGACCTGCTGGAGCGTGGCGCGACAGCGCTCGGCATCGCGCTGACCCGCACGGGCGAGGCACCGATGGGCGGGAACGACGCGGCGCGCGCCGCACTCGCCGACCTCGTCCGCGGCTTCGCGAGTGGGGCGGGCGAGACCGCCGCCCGGCTCTCGCTCCTCGGCGCACCCACCCGGCCGGTGCGCGCCTACTTTGGAATCGCGCTCGTGGTGACCGCGCCCGAGCGCGCCGAGGCCGCCGAGCGAGCGCTCCGCGACCTCGCTCGCGAGGCGTTCCCCTGGAGCGTGACCGGCACGGTGGACCAGTTGCTCTGCGGAGTCGTCGGGGTGACCGACCCGACACCGGACCGATTGCGCAAACGCCTCGAGGACCTCCTCGCCGCGTTGCCCGAGCGTGCGGACCCGACGGGACGGCACGGGGACCCCCTGATGCGCGCGCTCTCGGTGGGCCCGGGCGTGGGTGATCTCGATGCCGCGGACACCACCCTCGGCGAGGCCGTGGAGATCGCCGGCTTGGCCGCCCACCTGTCGCTGGGCGAGCGGATCGTGCTCGCCGAGGACGCCGCGCTCGTCCGGTTGCTGGTTCGCTTCGCCGAGGACCCGGCCCTCGAGGACTTCGTCGACGCGCGCATCGGCGCGCTGCTGGACCACGACGCCGCGCGTGGCTCGAGGGACCTCGAGACGCTGGAGGCCTACGTCGAGACGCGCGGCTCCAAGACGGCCACCGCGCAGCGGCTGGGGGTCCGACGCCAGACCGTGTACCAGCGCCTCGAGCGCATCGAGCAACTGCTCGGCGGCAGCCTCGACGAACCGAACCGATGGCTCGCGGTCTCCCTGGCGCTGCTCGCGCGGGCGGTGCGGACGGCCGGCCCCGTGCGGGGCGCGGCTGCTCCCCCCGGGTCGCCGCGCGCGAGGTGA
- the codB gene encoding cytosine permease, producing MADEAHQDIRSKGVVDPDYPLTEVPGSARRGFLSLLVVLLGFTFFTPTMLAGAQVGAAFTLGDFLGVVLLGSVILGGYVAVLAWIGAKSGLTAVLLCRHALGRVGAKWGDLMLGGTQVGWFAITVAFFGLITAEAFGIPELDWLMMIIGAALMGLSAYFGYKGIQLISAISVPLMFILAFWVLAEALGEAGGWEGLAAVEPVETMTLGTALTIVVGTFASGGTNTPNWSRFARAPWHGFTAAVAAFFAANLLMLFFGAVGAIAFGEPDFVDVLLQLGLVGAAVALLAMNLWTTNDNAAYAFGVAGAEAFGVRSKRPFVIIGVAIALVLALTGIWDRLEDFLILLGVFIPPLGGVIIGDFLFNARGRLPDIADTAFRMIRWDGLIAYLAGTGAAWLGNTLDVGIPPLFGIVVAAVGVPVASAAFRALGAPQTHQVTGSSEEGES from the coding sequence ATGGCGGACGAAGCCCACCAGGACATCCGAAGCAAAGGGGTCGTCGACCCCGACTATCCGTTGACCGAGGTGCCCGGTAGCGCCCGCCGGGGTTTCCTGTCGCTGCTCGTCGTGCTGCTCGGGTTCACGTTCTTCACCCCGACCATGCTGGCCGGGGCGCAGGTCGGGGCCGCGTTCACGCTGGGCGATTTCCTCGGCGTCGTGTTGCTCGGGAGCGTCATCCTCGGCGGCTACGTCGCGGTGCTGGCCTGGATCGGCGCGAAGTCCGGTCTGACTGCCGTGCTGCTGTGTCGTCATGCCCTCGGAAGGGTCGGAGCCAAGTGGGGCGACCTAATGCTCGGCGGCACGCAGGTCGGATGGTTCGCCATCACGGTCGCCTTCTTCGGCCTGATCACCGCCGAGGCGTTCGGGATCCCCGAGCTCGACTGGCTGATGATGATCATCGGTGCGGCGTTGATGGGGCTCTCCGCTTACTTCGGCTACAAGGGCATCCAGCTCATCTCGGCGATCAGCGTGCCGTTGATGTTCATCCTCGCGTTCTGGGTGCTCGCCGAGGCCCTCGGCGAGGCCGGTGGCTGGGAGGGGCTCGCCGCCGTCGAACCCGTCGAGACCATGACGCTCGGCACCGCGCTGACGATCGTCGTGGGCACGTTCGCTTCGGGGGGCACGAACACGCCGAACTGGAGCCGCTTCGCGCGGGCGCCGTGGCACGGCTTCACCGCCGCGGTGGCCGCGTTCTTCGCGGCGAACCTGCTCATGCTGTTCTTCGGGGCGGTCGGGGCGATCGCGTTCGGGGAGCCCGACTTCGTCGACGTCCTGCTGCAACTCGGCCTCGTCGGGGCCGCGGTGGCCCTGCTCGCGATGAATCTGTGGACCACGAACGACAACGCGGCGTACGCGTTCGGGGTGGCCGGTGCGGAAGCGTTCGGGGTGCGCTCGAAACGGCCCTTCGTGATCATCGGGGTCGCGATCGCGCTCGTTCTCGCGCTCACCGGTATCTGGGACCGCCTCGAGGACTTCCTCATCCTGCTCGGGGTGTTCATCCCTCCGCTGGGTGGCGTCATCATCGGCGACTTCCTGTTCAACGCGCGGGGCAGGCTGCCCGACATCGCCGACACGGCCTTCCGCATGATCCGGTGGGACGGCCTGATCGCCTATCTCGCGGGCACCGGCGCGGCGTGGCTCGGCAACACGCTCGATGTCGGCATTCCGCCGCTGTTCGGCATCGTCGTCGCCGCGGTCGGTGTACCGGTCGCGTCCGCGGCGTTCCGGGCACTTGGGGCACCGCAGACCCATCAGGTGACGGGCTCGTCGGAGGAGGGTGAGTCGTGA
- a CDS encoding nucleoside deaminase: MTGTHDRGEATEADHSLLAVALAEARKGHDEGGVPIGAVLAVDGRVAGSGRNRRVQEGSVIRHGETDALERAGRLRADAYRRATMYTTLSPCDMCAGAMLLYGIPRVVVGEHRTFLGAEDLLRARGVEVVVVDDEECRALMARFIDERPDVWHEDIGEP, translated from the coding sequence GTGACGGGGACGCACGACCGGGGCGAGGCCACCGAAGCCGACCACTCGCTGCTCGCCGTCGCACTCGCCGAGGCGCGCAAGGGCCACGACGAGGGTGGCGTGCCGATCGGGGCGGTGCTCGCCGTCGACGGGCGAGTCGCCGGCTCCGGCCGGAACCGGCGGGTGCAGGAGGGCAGCGTGATCCGCCACGGCGAGACCGATGCGCTCGAGCGAGCCGGGCGGCTGCGCGCGGACGCGTATCGTCGGGCGACGATGTACACGACCCTCTCGCCGTGTGATATGTGCGCGGGCGCGATGTTGTTGTACGGCATCCCGCGGGTCGTGGTGGGCGAGCACCGCACGTTCCTCGGCGCCGAGGACCTGCTGCGCGCACGGGGGGTCGAGGTCGTCGTCGTCGATGACGAGGAGTGCCGGGCGTTGATGGCTCGGTTCATCGACGAACGGCCCGACGTCTGGCACGAGGACATCGGCGAGCCCTGA
- a CDS encoding class I SAM-dependent methyltransferase has protein sequence MGEAPTFDPVSFKDGIRQEWRDAAPGWRDWLGTMETDDGSGALSRLLVDHARLEPGATVLDLGAGYGEPGLTAAPAVAPGGRILLQDIAGDMLATARERAAQADLGDVAVQFFQGDAEELELGAASVDAILSRSAIQYLVEPAGTLARLRRYCTPGARLSASVWGPPDRVGFAACLPVILDVLDLEPPPRGRPGPFALGDPQRLASVAADAGFAEIETGTVVAVWEFATREACTRFIRDVAPPVTALVDDQPSDVQEQVWRRVTEEAWEPFVAADGRIHLPNEALWIAATNPR, from the coding sequence ATGGGCGAGGCACCGACGTTCGATCCAGTGAGCTTCAAGGACGGCATCCGACAGGAGTGGCGCGACGCGGCACCCGGCTGGCGCGACTGGCTCGGGACGATGGAGACCGACGACGGCAGCGGCGCGCTCAGCCGCCTGCTCGTGGACCACGCCCGCCTCGAGCCCGGCGCGACGGTGCTCGACCTCGGCGCGGGCTACGGCGAGCCCGGACTGACCGCGGCACCTGCGGTGGCCCCCGGTGGCCGGATCCTGCTGCAGGACATCGCCGGCGACATGCTGGCCACCGCGCGGGAGCGGGCCGCGCAGGCCGACCTCGGCGACGTCGCCGTCCAGTTCTTCCAGGGTGACGCCGAGGAGCTCGAGCTCGGCGCCGCCAGCGTCGACGCGATCCTCAGCCGCTCGGCGATCCAATACCTCGTCGAGCCGGCCGGGACGCTGGCAAGGCTGCGTCGCTACTGCACGCCGGGAGCGCGGCTGTCGGCCAGTGTGTGGGGGCCGCCGGATCGCGTCGGCTTTGCCGCCTGCCTGCCGGTGATCCTCGACGTGCTCGACCTCGAGCCGCCGCCACGGGGCCGCCCCGGGCCCTTCGCGCTCGGCGACCCGCAGCGACTGGCGTCAGTGGCCGCCGACGCCGGCTTCGCCGAGATCGAGACCGGGACCGTCGTCGCCGTGTGGGAGTTCGCCACCCGGGAGGCGTGCACGCGGTTCATCCGCGACGTGGCACCACCGGTCACCGCGCTCGTCGACGATCAGCCGTCCGACGTGCAGGAGCAGGTGTGGCGGCGGGTGACCGAGGAGGCCTGGGAGCCGTTCGTCGCCGCCGACGGCCGCATCCACCTGCCCAACGAGGCGCTCTGGATCGCCGCCACGAACCCGCGCTGA
- a CDS encoding LuxR family transcriptional regulator, with amino-acid sequence MSGEADTAVARGERALAAGDWTAAVDAFGAALERAETPEALAGYGEALWWLGENHEGMAYRERGYVAFRHEGNPERAVDVALWLCKNHLATLGNPAAARGWLARARRLVDEHGLEEWHGWVRLMEAYDADAAEGEALAREAHELARARADADMELCALAGVGGALVGQGRVTEGVGYLDEAMAGALAGEGRHRDTVVFTSCTTIIACTTCAEFERAVQWVRATDRFTRRYGCPFLYVQCRVLYAAVLFATGDWDRAEEELHTVLRASEGALPALRAEGLATLAELRLAQGRLEEAGRLVEGLEDQSAAVPVLAGLHLAHGRASTAEALLRRCVGEVGDSLEALGFLELLGEAARVGGRVDEAQDRGRALAERGASLGCDLAVARGARLQGQALAEVSPEEARRHLEEALATFGRLGMPVEAARTRLRLASLLRSHLPELAADEARTALDVLEGVGASRDAAAASDLLRELGVAVARRGPRSLEILTHREQEVFTLLGEGLSNPDIAERLYISRRTAEQHVARVLRKLGLRSRAEAAAEATRQSHRAPPRFGAR; translated from the coding sequence ATGTCGGGGGAGGCGGACACCGCGGTCGCCCGGGGCGAGCGTGCGCTCGCGGCGGGGGACTGGACTGCGGCCGTTGACGCGTTCGGGGCTGCGCTGGAGCGGGCCGAGACCCCGGAGGCGCTGGCGGGCTACGGCGAGGCGCTGTGGTGGTTGGGCGAGAACCACGAGGGGATGGCCTATCGAGAGCGAGGCTACGTGGCCTTCCGCCACGAGGGGAACCCGGAGCGGGCGGTGGACGTCGCGCTGTGGCTGTGCAAGAACCACCTCGCCACCCTCGGCAACCCCGCGGCGGCTCGGGGCTGGCTGGCGCGGGCGCGCCGCTTGGTCGACGAGCACGGCCTCGAGGAGTGGCACGGCTGGGTGCGGCTGATGGAGGCCTACGACGCCGACGCGGCCGAGGGCGAGGCGCTCGCTCGCGAGGCCCACGAGCTCGCACGGGCACGGGCCGACGCCGACATGGAGCTGTGCGCGCTGGCGGGGGTCGGCGGAGCCCTCGTCGGCCAGGGGCGCGTGACCGAGGGGGTGGGCTACCTCGACGAGGCCATGGCCGGGGCGCTCGCCGGCGAGGGCCGTCACCGCGACACGGTCGTGTTCACCAGTTGCACGACGATCATCGCGTGCACGACCTGCGCCGAGTTCGAACGCGCGGTGCAGTGGGTCCGGGCCACCGACCGTTTCACTCGCCGGTACGGGTGCCCGTTCCTCTACGTCCAGTGCCGTGTCCTCTACGCGGCGGTGCTCTTCGCCACCGGCGACTGGGATCGGGCCGAGGAGGAGTTGCACACTGTCCTGCGCGCGTCCGAGGGCGCCCTGCCGGCGCTGCGGGCGGAGGGGCTCGCGACCCTCGCCGAGCTGCGGCTGGCGCAGGGCCGTCTCGAGGAGGCCGGGCGGCTCGTCGAGGGCCTCGAGGACCAGTCCGCCGCCGTCCCGGTGCTCGCCGGCCTTCACCTCGCCCACGGGCGGGCCAGCACCGCCGAGGCGCTCCTGCGCCGCTGCGTGGGCGAGGTCGGCGACTCCCTCGAGGCGCTGGGGTTCCTCGAGTTGTTGGGCGAGGCCGCCCGGGTCGGGGGGAGGGTCGACGAGGCGCAGGACCGTGGCCGCGCCCTCGCCGAGCGCGGTGCCTCCCTCGGCTGCGATCTCGCCGTCGCCCGCGGCGCGAGGCTGCAAGGGCAGGCGCTCGCGGAGGTCTCGCCGGAAGAGGCCCGTCGCCACCTCGAGGAGGCGCTCGCGACCTTCGGCCGGCTCGGCATGCCCGTGGAGGCTGCCCGTACCCGTCTGCGGTTGGCCTCACTGCTGCGCTCGCACTTGCCCGAGTTGGCCGCCGACGAGGCCCGCACCGCGCTCGATGTCCTCGAGGGCGTCGGCGCAAGCCGCGACGCCGCCGCCGCTTCCGACCTGCTGCGGGAGCTGGGCGTCGCGGTCGCGCGCCGCGGGCCGCGGAGCCTCGAGATCCTCACCCACCGCGAGCAGGAGGTGTTCACGCTGCTCGGCGAGGGGCTGTCCAACCCTGACATTGCTGAACGGCTCTACATCAGCCGGCGGACCGCTGAACAGCACGTTGCCCGCGTCCTGCGGAAGCTCGGGTTGCGCAGCCGCGCCGAGGCCGCCGCCGAAGCGACGCGCCAAAGCCACCGAGCCCCGCCTCGGTTCGGCGCCCGTTAG
- a CDS encoding MFS domain-containing histidine kinase, which translates to MAATSGWAARPTDWRLRAPDDVLLRRFGYVRAVGGAAWIVAVAVLWTLYGTAVWPLALGVPILAIVTAVYFARSLRYPRSLLATSLVADALVLAGAVAFFGGTGSGLVMLQAIVIVSAGLLLGPLSAVGFTTLAVALGFGLLGLEQVGVTPAFFHRPDLGARWPILVASCAGLVSVGYLAATYGGRLHELIVIAGAEADDWRAQGRRRRRYVGMAAEDVYARVGRLEQLADQLTAPVDEDERTQLAARLRVGLAEVGAGVEEVADAAELDRLRDSRPEPIALDRVVADCLDALAERLHEHRVTVDVPPTKVIGDARGARRIVFNLLENVADHTSAGTRVHVAARVRTWRCVLAVTDDGPGVGDDVDPFAAAGDGKIGLSLVRELCEELGAEVRHQRPKDGGARFLVAFRLAPQAAQSREEAGSRAETDGAVRAPTVSGPPDRPAARGSVDSDGDVLT; encoded by the coding sequence ATGGCCGCGACGTCGGGCTGGGCGGCCCGGCCGACCGACTGGCGCCTGCGGGCGCCCGACGACGTGCTGCTGCGCCGCTTCGGGTACGTGCGTGCCGTCGGCGGCGCGGCCTGGATCGTCGCGGTCGCGGTGTTGTGGACGCTCTACGGCACGGCGGTGTGGCCGTTGGCGCTGGGGGTCCCGATCCTCGCGATCGTCACGGCCGTGTACTTCGCGCGTTCGCTGCGGTATCCACGCTCGCTGCTCGCCACCTCGCTCGTCGCCGACGCGCTCGTGTTGGCCGGGGCGGTCGCGTTCTTCGGGGGCACGGGCTCCGGACTCGTGATGCTCCAGGCGATCGTGATCGTGAGCGCCGGGCTGCTGCTGGGCCCCCTGTCGGCGGTGGGGTTCACCACGCTGGCAGTGGCCCTGGGGTTCGGCCTGCTGGGCCTCGAGCAGGTCGGCGTGACCCCGGCGTTCTTCCACCGCCCCGACCTCGGGGCGCGCTGGCCGATCCTCGTCGCGAGCTGCGCCGGGCTCGTGAGCGTCGGCTACCTCGCCGCCACGTACGGCGGGCGGTTGCACGAGCTGATCGTGATCGCGGGCGCCGAGGCCGACGACTGGCGGGCGCAGGGACGCCGCCGTCGCCGCTACGTCGGGATGGCCGCCGAGGACGTGTACGCACGCGTCGGTCGCCTGGAGCAGCTCGCGGATCAGCTCACCGCCCCGGTCGACGAGGACGAGCGCACCCAGCTAGCCGCACGACTGCGGGTCGGGCTCGCCGAGGTGGGGGCGGGCGTCGAGGAGGTCGCCGATGCGGCGGAGCTCGACCGCCTGCGGGACTCGCGTCCCGAGCCGATCGCGCTCGATCGCGTCGTCGCGGACTGTCTCGACGCGCTGGCGGAGCGGCTCCACGAGCACCGCGTCACCGTGGACGTGCCCCCGACGAAGGTCATCGGTGACGCGCGAGGCGCCCGGCGGATCGTCTTCAACCTCCTCGAGAACGTCGCCGACCACACGTCGGCCGGCACGCGAGTGCACGTCGCCGCACGCGTCCGGACCTGGCGCTGCGTGCTCGCGGTCACCGACGACGGCCCCGGGGTGGGGGACGACGTCGACCCGTTCGCGGCCGCGGGGGACGGCAAGATCGGCCTCTCGCTGGTGCGCGAGCTGTGCGAGGAGCTGGGCGCCGAGGTCCGTCACCAACGCCCCAAGGACGGGGGTGCGCGCTTCCTCGTGGCCTTTCGTCTGGCTCCGCAGGCCGCGCAGAGCCGTGAGGAGGCCGGGAGCCGCGCGGAGACCGACGGGGCGGTGCGAGCGCCCACGGTTTCGGGCCCGCCTGACCGGCCTGCTGCTCGCGGGTCGGTAGACTCGGATGGCGATGTCCTCACTTGA
- the dapA gene encoding 4-hydroxy-tetrahydrodipicolinate synthase has translation MSSLDSSSDPPLGRLITAMATPFAADGALDLDGARRLAAYLVDEQGADGLVVAGTTGESPTLTHSETLDLFRAVIDVVGDRAQVIAGCGKNDSAATETLVREATELGVDGVLLVSPYYNKPSQRGLAEHFDRAACATDLPVLLYDIPGRTAVELSVDTIRAVAERCPNVVGVKDAVGNPVKTARLVRDTPERFVVYAGDDHSLLTVLAAGGVGVVSVAGHVVGRDLAAMIEHFPTDPAAARAVHHRLLELYTALFADSNPVPLKAALRHLGLPSGPVRGPLADADATVAAQVATALDALDVQVHH, from the coding sequence ATGTCCTCACTTGACTCCAGCTCCGATCCTCCGCTGGGTCGCCTCATCACCGCGATGGCGACCCCGTTCGCGGCCGATGGCGCCCTCGACCTCGATGGCGCACGACGACTCGCGGCCTACCTGGTCGACGAACAGGGTGCCGACGGGCTCGTCGTCGCCGGCACCACGGGCGAGTCACCCACCCTCACCCACAGCGAGACGCTCGACCTCTTCCGCGCCGTGATCGACGTGGTGGGCGACCGGGCGCAGGTCATCGCCGGCTGCGGCAAGAACGACAGTGCGGCGACCGAGACGCTCGTTCGCGAGGCCACCGAGCTCGGCGTGGACGGCGTGCTGCTCGTGAGCCCGTACTACAACAAGCCCTCGCAGCGCGGGCTCGCCGAACACTTCGACCGTGCCGCGTGCGCGACCGACCTGCCGGTGCTGCTCTACGACATCCCGGGACGGACCGCCGTCGAGCTGTCCGTCGACACCATCCGCGCGGTCGCCGAACGGTGCCCGAACGTGGTCGGGGTGAAGGACGCGGTCGGCAATCCCGTGAAGACCGCCCGGCTGGTCCGCGACACCCCCGAGCGCTTCGTCGTCTACGCCGGCGACGATCACAGCCTGCTCACGGTGCTCGCCGCGGGCGGCGTCGGCGTCGTCTCGGTGGCCGGCCACGTGGTCGGACGCGATCTCGCGGCGATGATCGAGCACTTCCCGACCGATCCCGCGGCGGCCCGGGCGGTCCATCACCGGCTGCTCGAGCTGTACACGGCCTTGTTCGCGGACTCGAACCCGGTGCCGCTGAAGGCGGCCCTGCGACATCTCGGCCTGCCGAGCGGACCCGTGCGCGGCCCGCTCGCCGACGCGGACGCTACGGTCGCGGCGCAGGTCGCCACGGCGCTCGACGCTCTCGACGTACAGGTGCACCACTGA
- a CDS encoding ribonuclease J has translation MATESPPVTVSFYGGLGEIGANMAAVEVDGKILLIDVGLIFPDAEHFGVDLILPDWSELIKRSDDVHAAVITHGHEDHMGALPFFLRDFPDLPVYGTRLTLGLIEAKLTEHPDVRADLREVEPGDRIDSGPFDLEFVGVSHSIPDGLATAVHTPHGTILHSGDFKLDQTPIDGRTTDIPHLAAIGDEGVSLLLADSTNADSPGFVPSERSVGATMHQVFAQATGRIICTTFASHVHRVQQAIDAATDAGRKVCFVGRSMVRNMPIARELGYLNYDDDQIIDMAAVPERPRDEVAIICTGSQGEPFAALSLMAAGRHKQVQLEVGDTVVMASSVIPGNESAIYKSINGLFRQGAQVVHKGIAPVHVSGHAAGDELKFFHNVVRADGFVPVHGEYRHLVRHAEIARECGTPDDQVFVVSDGERIVLEDGRLRRGEPFRAGRVFVDGLGVGDVGNAVLRHREQLSSEGVCVAVVVVDEQSQIVGEPAVTQTGIIYEPEQSTLLEKASRQVGEELERADHAGDPAQLRRLAVQTLARFWRDEVGRRPVIHAEIVEV, from the coding sequence ATGGCTACCGAGTCACCGCCCGTCACCGTCAGCTTCTACGGGGGTCTCGGCGAGATCGGCGCGAACATGGCCGCCGTCGAGGTCGACGGCAAGATCCTGCTGATCGACGTCGGGTTGATCTTCCCCGATGCGGAGCACTTCGGGGTCGATCTCATCCTCCCGGACTGGTCGGAGCTCATCAAACGGTCCGACGACGTCCACGCGGCCGTGATCACCCACGGCCACGAGGACCACATGGGCGCGCTGCCGTTCTTCCTGCGCGACTTCCCCGACCTGCCGGTCTACGGGACGCGCCTCACCCTGGGGCTGATCGAGGCGAAACTGACCGAGCACCCCGACGTGCGTGCGGATCTGCGAGAGGTCGAGCCGGGCGACCGCATCGACTCCGGCCCGTTCGACCTCGAGTTCGTCGGTGTGAGCCACTCGATCCCCGACGGGCTCGCGACCGCGGTGCACACGCCACACGGGACGATCCTGCACTCGGGGGACTTCAAGCTCGACCAGACGCCGATCGACGGGCGCACCACCGACATCCCGCATCTGGCCGCGATCGGCGACGAGGGGGTCTCCCTGCTGCTCGCCGACTCCACGAACGCGGACAGCCCGGGTTTCGTGCCGAGCGAGCGCAGCGTCGGCGCGACCATGCACCAGGTCTTCGCCCAGGCCACCGGCCGGATCATCTGCACGACGTTCGCGAGCCACGTGCATCGGGTGCAGCAGGCGATCGACGCAGCCACCGACGCCGGCCGCAAGGTCTGCTTCGTCGGCCGCTCGATGGTGCGCAACATGCCGATCGCCCGGGAGCTCGGCTACCTGAACTACGACGACGACCAGATCATCGACATGGCGGCCGTTCCCGAGCGCCCGCGTGACGAGGTCGCGATCATCTGCACCGGCAGCCAGGGGGAGCCGTTCGCGGCGCTGTCGCTCATGGCCGCCGGACGCCACAAGCAGGTGCAACTCGAGGTCGGCGACACGGTCGTGATGGCGTCGAGCGTGATCCCCGGCAACGAGAGCGCGATCTACAAGTCCATCAACGGCCTGTTCCGGCAGGGCGCCCAGGTCGTGCACAAGGGCATCGCCCCGGTGCACGTCTCCGGGCACGCGGCGGGGGACGAGCTGAAGTTCTTCCACAACGTCGTTCGCGCCGACGGCTTCGTGCCGGTCCACGGGGAGTACCGCCACCTCGTGCGCCACGCCGAGATCGCGCGGGAGTGCGGGACCCCGGACGACCAGGTCTTCGTCGTGAGCGACGGCGAGCGGATCGTGCTCGAGGACGGTCGGTTGCGGCGCGGCGAACCGTTCCGCGCCGGACGAGTGTTCGTGGACGGTCTCGGTGTCGGCGACGTCGGCAACGCCGTGCTCCGCCACCGCGAGCAGCTGTCGAGCGAGGGCGTGTGCGTCGCGGTCGTCGTCGTCGACGAGCAGTCGCAGATCGTCGGCGAGCCCGCCGTCACGCAGACGGGCATCATCTACGAGCCCGAGCAGTCCACCCTGCTCGAGAAGGCCTCGCGCCAGGTCGGCGAGGAACTCGAGCGAGCCGACCACGCGGGTGACCCGGCCCAGCTCCGGCGCTTGGCGGTCCAGACGTTGGCGCGCTTCTGGCGCGACGAGGTCGGGCGGCGCCCGGTCATCCACGCCGAGATCGTCGAGGTCTGA